The Pelorhabdus rhamnosifermentans region GTTAGACTGCAGATTAGCCCCGACGACAACAACTTAAATCTCTGGTACACTGACACCACAACAACCATCTCTTCTGGTACCACACTAATTCCACTCGTTTCTGGAAATTTTCTCAAATACTCACGGTTATATTTTACGAATGATGCTACTGCTGCT contains the following coding sequences:
- a CDS encoding DUF6385 domain-containing protein — encoded protein: MTDVNVSSLNTWTWFLYTTAADATTPPVVRLQISPDDNNLNLWYTDTTTTISSGTTLIPLVSGNFLKYSRLYFTNDATAAVTLNTNVWFNGQG